A region from the Salidesulfovibrio onnuriiensis genome encodes:
- the htpX gene encoding zinc metalloprotease HtpX: MTSQIKTVFLLALLTGVLMLLGGAMGGRAGLMIAFVLAMVMNLGSYWYSDKLVLSMYKARELSPADAPHVHRVVEELAANAGVPKPRVFLVPQAQPNAFATGRNPENAVVAVTEGIVRMLNPDELKGVLAHEIGHIANRDILIQTIAAVLGGAIVFLANMLQFTAIFGLGSDDDEGANPLAALAMAILAPMAAMLIQMAISRSREYLADETGARISGEPLSLASALAKLDTASRQVPLKGSPATENMFIISPFSGRRAAALFSTHPPIQDRIQRLQRMARRPY; this comes from the coding sequence ATGACGAGTCAGATAAAAACCGTGTTCCTGCTGGCCCTGCTCACCGGGGTGCTCATGCTTCTGGGGGGCGCCATGGGCGGCCGGGCCGGACTCATGATCGCCTTTGTGCTGGCCATGGTCATGAACCTGGGCAGCTACTGGTATTCGGACAAGCTCGTGCTGTCCATGTACAAGGCCCGCGAGCTTTCGCCCGCAGACGCGCCGCACGTACACAGGGTGGTGGAGGAACTGGCCGCCAACGCGGGCGTTCCCAAGCCGCGCGTCTTCCTGGTGCCCCAGGCCCAGCCCAACGCCTTCGCCACGGGCCGCAACCCGGAAAACGCCGTGGTGGCGGTCACCGAGGGCATCGTGCGCATGCTCAACCCGGACGAGCTCAAGGGCGTGCTGGCCCACGAGATAGGACACATCGCCAACCGCGACATCCTCATCCAGACCATTGCCGCTGTGCTGGGCGGGGCCATCGTGTTCCTGGCCAACATGCTCCAGTTCACGGCCATTTTCGGCCTGGGCTCGGACGACGACGAGGGGGCCAATCCCCTGGCCGCGCTGGCCATGGCCATCCTGGCCCCCATGGCGGCCATGCTCATCCAGATGGCCATATCCCGCTCGCGCGAATACCTGGCCGACGAGACCGGCGCGCGCATTTCGGGCGAGCCCCTTTCCCTGGCCTCGGCCCTGGCCAAGCTGGATACGGCCTCACGCCAGGTGCCGCTCAAGGGCTCCCCGGCCACGGAAAACATGTTCATCATATCTCCCTTCAGCGGCCGCCGCGCCGCCGCCCTGTTCAGCACCCATCCGCCCATCCAGGACCGCATCCAGCGCCTGCAGCGCATGGCAAGGAGGCCTTACTGA
- a CDS encoding trypsin-like peptidase domain-containing protein has protein sequence MHRFAGLIALVLTLLAASPVFAYVDELRRTPVVKAVEAVGPSVVSITAVAKRQGRSMFPNDPLGRMLQKRFFGELPQNNASSLGSGVIIDGRAGLVLTNAHVISGAETITVRLADGREFKADMIGSDPDFDLAVLRIKDARNLPGVKLGDSDGILIGETVIAIGNPYGFSHTVTTGVVSALNRTIKTDRGRIGNFIQTDAAINPGNSGGPLLNIKGELIGINTAIHKEGEGIGFAIPVNKAKVVVAELISTGHVAPIWLGLFGQNIDQDMALYFGLKSVDGMIITETFPDTPAHAAGIKAGDVLAGMNGRALRNVDDYLVRLRGHTKGEHLTLNLLRDGKRMDVKVKPSVMSRETAATLVAKHWGLRLADNPKGRGAVITEVAKGSAADQAHLQPGDLVHQIGNRRLNSADGLLAGYLNSRMSGTVVLRVQRGRGLYWVKLRR, from the coding sequence ATGCACCGTTTCGCCGGGCTCATCGCCCTTGTTCTGACCCTGTTGGCCGCGAGCCCCGTCTTTGCCTATGTGGACGAGTTGCGACGCACCCCCGTGGTCAAGGCCGTGGAGGCGGTCGGCCCGTCCGTGGTCAGCATCACGGCCGTTGCCAAGCGCCAGGGACGGAGCATGTTCCCCAACGATCCCCTCGGCAGGATGCTGCAGAAACGCTTTTTCGGTGAGCTTCCCCAGAACAACGCCAGCAGCCTGGGCTCGGGCGTGATCATCGACGGCAGGGCCGGGCTGGTGCTCACCAACGCCCACGTCATTTCCGGGGCCGAGACCATCACCGTGCGCCTGGCCGACGGCCGCGAGTTCAAGGCCGACATGATCGGGTCCGACCCGGACTTCGACCTGGCCGTGCTGCGGATAAAGGACGCCAGGAACCTGCCCGGCGTGAAGCTGGGCGATTCCGACGGCATCCTCATCGGCGAGACGGTCATCGCCATCGGCAACCCTTACGGGTTCAGCCACACCGTGACCACGGGCGTGGTTTCCGCCCTGAACCGGACCATCAAGACCGACCGGGGGCGCATCGGCAATTTCATCCAGACCGACGCGGCCATCAACCCCGGCAACTCGGGCGGCCCGCTCCTGAACATCAAGGGCGAGCTCATCGGCATCAACACCGCCATCCACAAGGAGGGCGAGGGCATCGGCTTCGCCATTCCCGTGAACAAGGCCAAGGTCGTGGTGGCCGAGCTCATCAGCACCGGGCACGTGGCCCCCATCTGGCTGGGGCTCTTCGGCCAGAACATCGACCAGGACATGGCCCTGTATTTCGGCCTCAAGAGCGTGGACGGCATGATCATCACCGAGACCTTCCCGGACACCCCGGCCCACGCCGCCGGGATCAAGGCCGGGGACGTGCTGGCGGGCATGAACGGCCGCGCCCTGCGCAACGTGGACGACTATCTGGTGCGTTTGCGCGGGCACACCAAGGGCGAGCACCTCACCCTGAACCTGCTGCGCGACGGCAAGCGCATGGACGTCAAGGTCAAGCCCTCGGTCATGTCCCGGGAGACGGCCGCCACCCTGGTGGCCAAGCACTGGGGCCTCCGCCTGGCCGACAATCCCAAGGGCCGGGGAGCGGTCATTACCGAGGTTGCCAAGGGCAGCGCGGCCGATCAGGCCCATCTGCAGCCCGGCGATCTGGTGCACCAGATCGGCAACCGCCGCCTGAACTCCGCCGACGGCCTGCTGGCCGGGTACCTAAACAGCCGCATGTCCGGCACCGTGGTGCTCCGCGTCCAGCGCGGCAGGGGCCTTTACTGGGTCAAGCTCCGACGATAG
- the hisI gene encoding phosphoribosyl-AMP cyclohydrolase, with the protein MIRPDFEKCDGLVPAIAQDAETGEVLMMAYMNEEAWNKTLETGEVHYFSRSRHSLWHKGGTSGHVQKVKSIRLDCDADTILVRIDQIGGAACHKGYRSCFYRELKDGEVVECSPIVFDPKEVYK; encoded by the coding sequence ATGATTCGACCAGATTTTGAGAAATGCGACGGCCTGGTGCCCGCCATTGCTCAGGACGCCGAAACCGGCGAGGTCCTGATGATGGCCTACATGAATGAAGAAGCCTGGAACAAGACCCTGGAAACGGGCGAGGTCCATTACTTCAGTCGCTCCCGACATTCTCTCTGGCATAAAGGCGGAACTTCTGGTCATGTGCAGAAAGTCAAGTCCATCCGGCTCGACTGCGATGCGGACACCATCCTGGTCCGCATCGACCAGATCGGCGGCGCGGCCTGCCACAAGGGCTACCGCAGCTGCTTCTACCGTGAATTGAAAGACGGCGAGGTCGTGGAATGCTCGCCCATCGTGTTCGATCCCAAGGAGGTATACAAGTAA
- the hisG gene encoding ATP phosphoribosyltransferase: MAGELIRLGVPKGSLQDATLKLFAKAGWNIRLHHRNYFPDIDDPEIKCSLSRAQEMAMYVERGTFDVGLTGKDWVMEYDSDVVVVDDLIYSKVSNRPARWVLCVAGNSPYKRPEDLEGKKVATELCGFTEKYFKSIGVNVDVSFSWGTTEAKVVEGLCDAIVEITETGTTIKANGLRIIAELMQTNTQLIANKEAWADPAKRKKIEEMNLLLQGALRAEKLVGLKMNMPKAQMEAAQDVMPAQTSPTVAELKDPSWVSVEIVVEESTVRDIIPKLKELGAEAIIEYPLNKVI, from the coding sequence ATGGCCGGAGAACTCATCAGACTCGGTGTTCCCAAAGGTTCCCTGCAGGACGCAACCCTCAAGCTGTTCGCCAAGGCTGGCTGGAACATCCGGCTGCACCACCGCAACTACTTCCCGGACATCGACGACCCCGAGATCAAGTGCTCGCTTTCGCGCGCCCAGGAAATGGCCATGTACGTGGAACGCGGCACCTTTGACGTGGGCCTGACCGGCAAGGACTGGGTCATGGAATACGATTCCGACGTGGTAGTCGTGGACGACCTGATCTACTCCAAGGTCTCCAACCGCCCGGCCCGCTGGGTGCTCTGCGTTGCGGGCAACTCGCCCTACAAGCGCCCCGAGGACCTGGAAGGCAAGAAGGTCGCCACCGAACTGTGCGGCTTCACCGAAAAGTACTTCAAGTCCATCGGCGTGAACGTGGATGTCTCCTTTTCCTGGGGCACCACCGAGGCCAAGGTCGTGGAAGGCCTGTGCGACGCCATCGTGGAGATCACCGAGACCGGCACCACCATCAAGGCCAACGGCCTGCGCATCATTGCCGAGCTCATGCAGACCAACACCCAGCTCATCGCCAACAAGGAAGCCTGGGCCGATCCCGCAAAGCGCAAGAAGATCGAAGAGATGAACCTGCTGCTGCAGGGCGCGCTGCGGGCCGAAAAGCTCGTGGGCCTGAAGATGAACATGCCCAAGGCGCAGATGGAGGCCGCCCAGGACGTCATGCCCGCCCAGACCTCGCCCACCGTGGCCGAGCTCAAGGACCCCAGCTGGGTGTCCGTGGAAATCGTGGTCGAGGAATCCACTGTCCGCGACATCATTCCGAAGCTCAAGGAACTCGGCGCGGAAGCCATCATCGAGTACCCGCTGAACAAAGTCATCTAA
- a CDS encoding phosphopentomutase, with protein MSRAFLLVIDSFGIGAAPDAAEFGDAGSDTLGHIAQACAEGRADREGLRSGPLSLPFLGGLGLGRAAQLVTGSVPPGLPERGISGLYAAAFEQSRGKDTPSGHWEMAGVPVMFEWGYFPPEYPSFPQELVDELVKRAKLPGILGNSAASGTEIIERLGKEHMNSGKPICYTSADSVFQIACHEKTFGLERLYKLCHIARELVDPYNIGRVIARPFIGDDGEFERTANRHDYSVPPPEPTLLDKLQEAGREVVSIGKIADIFAHRGLTKKVTAAGTDALCELCLEEARTAPDGSLIFVNLVDFDSVYGHRRDVAGYAAALESLDRRLYKLEAELKPGDLVCITADHGCDPTWQGTDHTREHVPVLVFGPGMPTGSAGVRETFADIGQTVAAHLGIEPLKHGTRLY; from the coding sequence ATGTCCCGAGCTTTTCTGCTGGTCATCGACAGTTTTGGCATCGGCGCCGCCCCTGACGCCGCGGAATTCGGCGACGCCGGTTCCGACACCCTGGGGCACATTGCCCAGGCCTGCGCCGAGGGCAGGGCCGACAGGGAAGGGCTGCGCAGCGGTCCCCTGAGCCTGCCGTTCCTGGGCGGGCTTGGCCTGGGTCGCGCCGCGCAGCTCGTCACCGGTTCCGTGCCCCCGGGCCTGCCGGAGCGGGGCATCAGCGGCCTTTACGCCGCGGCCTTCGAGCAGAGCCGGGGCAAGGACACGCCCAGCGGGCATTGGGAAATGGCCGGGGTGCCGGTCATGTTCGAATGGGGATATTTTCCGCCCGAATACCCGAGCTTTCCGCAGGAGCTGGTGGACGAGCTGGTCAAGCGCGCCAAGCTGCCCGGCATCCTGGGCAACAGCGCCGCCTCGGGCACCGAGATCATCGAGCGGCTCGGCAAGGAGCACATGAATTCGGGCAAGCCCATCTGCTACACCTCGGCGGACAGCGTGTTCCAGATCGCCTGCCACGAAAAGACCTTCGGCCTGGAGCGTCTCTACAAGCTGTGCCATATCGCCCGCGAGCTGGTGGACCCGTACAACATCGGCAGGGTCATCGCCCGGCCGTTCATCGGCGACGACGGCGAGTTCGAACGCACGGCCAACCGCCACGACTACTCGGTGCCGCCGCCCGAGCCCACCCTGCTGGACAAGCTGCAGGAGGCGGGCCGCGAGGTGGTTTCCATCGGCAAGATCGCGGATATCTTCGCGCACCGCGGGCTGACCAAGAAGGTCACCGCAGCGGGCACGGACGCCTTGTGCGAGCTGTGCCTGGAAGAGGCGCGCACCGCCCCGGACGGCTCCCTCATTTTCGTCAATCTGGTGGATTTCGACTCGGTCTACGGCCATCGCCGCGACGTGGCCGGGTATGCGGCGGCCCTGGAATCCCTGGACCGCCGTCTGTACAAGCTGGAGGCCGAACTCAAGCCCGGCGACCTGGTCTGCATTACGGCCGACCACGGTTGCGACCCGACCTGGCAGGGCACGGACCACACCCGCGAGCATGTCCCCGTGCTTGTCTTCGGGCCGGGCATGCCCACGGGATCGGCGGGCGTGCGCGAGACCTTCGCCGACATCGGCCAGACCGTTGCCGCGCATCTGGGCATCGAGCCGCTCAAACACGGCACAAGATTGTACTAG
- the deoA gene encoding thymidine phosphorylase: MSKFIPQEVIRAKRDGKVLPREAIERFVAGITDNTVTEGQVAAFGMAVFFNGMTMDERIALTTAMKNSGTVLDWKAMGLESGVVDKHSTGGVGDKVSLLLGPLAGACGCYVPMISGRGLGHTGGTLDKFDSIPGYNTAPDLDTFAKVTREVGCAIIGQTSDLAPADRRFYSIRDVTATVESIDLITASILSKKLAAGLQGLVMDVKFGTGAFMEKYDDADALARSIATVATGAGVPTVSLLTDMNEVLGDTVGNSLEVQESVDFLKGVYQEPRLYEVTMALTAEMLVLAGRAGSIDEAWDKLEKALDSGAAAECFGRMVAALGGPADFMDRSEEYLDVAPLELAVYPDRPGFVSAMDNRAVGMTLVGMGGGRTRPDQKLDFGVGMTRFAHIGEEVGPENPLCVVYARDDEMAERAAESVLRAVTVADEQPEETLVIRDRIVGERP, encoded by the coding sequence ATGAGCAAATTCATTCCCCAGGAAGTGATCCGGGCCAAGCGTGACGGCAAGGTGCTGCCCCGCGAGGCCATCGAGCGTTTCGTGGCCGGCATCACCGACAACACCGTCACCGAGGGACAGGTGGCCGCGTTCGGCATGGCCGTTTTCTTCAACGGCATGACCATGGACGAGCGCATCGCTCTGACCACGGCCATGAAGAACTCGGGAACCGTGCTGGACTGGAAGGCCATGGGCCTGGAATCCGGCGTGGTGGACAAGCACTCCACGGGCGGGGTGGGCGACAAGGTCAGCCTGCTGCTCGGCCCCCTTGCCGGGGCCTGCGGCTGCTACGTGCCCATGATTTCGGGGCGCGGCCTGGGCCACACCGGGGGCACCCTGGACAAGTTCGATTCCATTCCGGGCTACAACACGGCCCCGGACCTGGACACCTTTGCCAAGGTCACCCGCGAGGTGGGCTGCGCCATCATCGGCCAGACCTCGGACCTGGCCCCGGCCGACCGCCGTTTTTATTCCATCCGCGACGTCACGGCCACTGTGGAATCCATCGACCTGATCACCGCCTCCATCCTTTCCAAGAAACTGGCGGCGGGCCTGCAGGGGCTGGTCATGGACGTGAAGTTCGGCACCGGCGCGTTCATGGAGAAGTATGACGACGCCGACGCGCTGGCCCGGTCCATCGCCACCGTGGCCACGGGCGCGGGCGTGCCCACCGTTTCCCTGCTCACGGACATGAACGAGGTCCTGGGCGACACCGTGGGCAACAGCCTCGAGGTGCAGGAATCCGTGGATTTCCTCAAGGGCGTCTACCAGGAGCCGCGCCTCTACGAGGTGACCATGGCCCTGACCGCCGAGATGCTGGTGCTGGCCGGACGGGCCGGTTCCATCGACGAGGCCTGGGACAAGCTGGAAAAGGCCCTGGACAGCGGCGCGGCCGCGGAATGCTTCGGCCGCATGGTCGCGGCCCTGGGCGGCCCCGCCGACTTCATGGACAGGAGCGAGGAATACCTGGACGTGGCCCCGCTGGAGCTGGCCGTGTACCCGGACAGGCCCGGCTTTGTGTCCGCCATGGACAACCGCGCCGTGGGCATGACCCTGGTGGGCATGGGCGGCGGGCGCACCCGGCCGGACCAGAAGCTGGATTTCGGCGTGGGCATGACCCGTTTCGCCCACATCGGCGAGGAAGTGGGCCCGGAAAACCCGCTCTGCGTGGTCTACGCCCGGGACGACGAAATGGCCGAACGCGCTGCCGAGTCCGTGCTCCGCGCCGTCACCGTGGCCGACGAGCAGCCCGAGGAAACCCTGGTCATCCGCGACCGCATTGTAGGAGAGAGACCCTGA
- the deoC gene encoding deoxyribose-phosphate aldolase, whose amino-acid sequence MDTIEQLVAEAKAAEASETYALRALASMDLTSLGLDDTEEKIADLCRKAVTPKGNVAAVCVYDKYVPQCRKALGGSGVRVATVCNFPHGGTDIAAAEAEAKAQVAAGAQEVDVVLPYRAYLGDDRETAVELVRKVKKACGSEARLKVILETGELRDPRVIRDASLDCIAVGADFIKTSTGKVAVGATLEAAAVMLRAIKGVQPGIDRPLGFKPSGGISTVKDAAGYLYLADAIMGEGWATPETFRFGVSSLLGNVLTTLGIDANTDDGSGY is encoded by the coding sequence ATGGATACCATCGAACAGCTGGTGGCCGAGGCAAAAGCGGCCGAAGCCAGCGAAACATACGCCCTCCGGGCCCTGGCCAGCATGGACCTGACCAGTCTGGGCCTGGACGACACCGAGGAAAAGATCGCGGACCTGTGCCGCAAGGCCGTGACCCCCAAGGGCAACGTGGCCGCCGTGTGCGTGTACGACAAGTATGTGCCCCAGTGCCGCAAGGCCCTGGGCGGCAGCGGCGTGCGCGTGGCCACGGTCTGCAACTTCCCGCACGGCGGGACCGATATCGCGGCCGCCGAGGCCGAGGCCAAGGCCCAGGTGGCCGCAGGGGCCCAGGAAGTGGACGTGGTCCTGCCGTACCGCGCCTATCTCGGGGACGACCGGGAAACCGCGGTCGAGCTCGTGCGGAAGGTGAAGAAGGCCTGCGGAAGCGAGGCCCGGCTCAAGGTCATTCTGGAGACCGGCGAGCTCAGGGATCCGCGCGTGATCCGCGACGCCAGCCTGGACTGCATCGCCGTGGGAGCGGACTTTATCAAGACCTCCACCGGCAAGGTGGCCGTGGGGGCCACCCTGGAGGCCGCGGCGGTCATGCTGCGGGCCATCAAGGGCGTGCAGCCCGGCATTGACCGTCCCCTGGGATTCAAGCCCTCGGGCGGCATCTCCACGGTCAAGGACGCGGCGGGCTATCTCTATCTGGCCGACGCCATCATGGGCGAAGGCTGGGCCACCCCCGAGACCTTCCGGTTCGGGGTCAGCTCCCTGCTGGGCAATGTCCTGACCACGCTGGGCATCGACGCCAACACCGACGACGGCTCCGGGTACTAG
- a CDS encoding cytidine deaminase: protein MSDVTELIRLATEARDRAYAPYSNHPVGAALRTPSGRVFSGCNVENAAYPVGNCAEQAAIAAMVLGGEQRIEEIVVVGPGNAPCTPCGACRQRMREFAGPDMVFHACNDRDVLLTMTMEELLPESFGPENLK, encoded by the coding sequence GTGTCCGACGTGACCGAACTCATACGGCTGGCAACCGAGGCCCGCGACCGGGCCTATGCCCCGTATTCCAATCATCCGGTGGGCGCGGCCCTGCGCACGCCCTCGGGCCGGGTCTTTTCCGGCTGCAACGTGGAAAACGCGGCCTACCCGGTGGGCAACTGCGCCGAGCAGGCCGCCATCGCGGCCATGGTGCTGGGCGGCGAGCAGCGCATCGAGGAAATCGTGGTGGTGGGGCCGGGCAATGCCCCGTGCACGCCCTGCGGGGCCTGCCGCCAGCGCATGCGCGAATTCGCGGGGCCGGACATGGTCTTTCACGCCTGCAACGACAGGGACGTGCTCCTGACCATGACCATGGAAGAACTGCTTCCCGAGTCCTTTGGACCGGAAAACCTGAAATAG
- a CDS encoding ABC transporter permease: MDFLITILNMLDGTFRVGTPLILAALAGLCSERGGVIDIGLEGKMLGGAFVAATVAYMTGSAWLGLFCAIAACVLLSLVHGYASITHHGNQVVSGMAINIIVAGLAPTIGNAIFHINGDTPPLPHDARFTAITLPFADSLANVPVIGPVYSGVISGHSFTTYLAFALVPFVSWMLYKTRFGLRLRAVGENPEAVDTAGVSVQWLRYRAVMIAGVLCGIAGTSLSTSLGASFIRDMTAGKGYLALAAMIFGKWRPKTTLLACLIFAFTDTLQARLQGVDLPLVGEIPVQFIIMLPYALTVFLLAGFVGKVIAPTADGEPYIKEH, translated from the coding sequence ATGGACTTCCTCATCACCATACTGAACATGCTGGACGGCACCTTCCGCGTGGGAACCCCGCTCATCCTGGCCGCCCTGGCCGGGCTCTGTTCCGAGCGCGGCGGGGTCATCGACATCGGCCTGGAAGGCAAGATGCTGGGCGGCGCGTTCGTGGCCGCCACCGTGGCCTACATGACCGGATCGGCCTGGCTGGGCCTGTTCTGCGCCATCGCGGCCTGCGTGCTTCTTTCGCTCGTCCACGGGTATGCCTCCATCACCCACCACGGCAACCAGGTGGTTTCGGGCATGGCCATCAACATCATCGTGGCCGGGCTCGCGCCCACCATCGGCAACGCCATCTTCCACATCAACGGCGACACCCCGCCGCTGCCCCATGACGCGCGGTTCACGGCCATCACCCTGCCCTTTGCCGACTCCCTGGCCAACGTGCCGGTCATCGGCCCGGTCTATTCGGGCGTCATCAGCGGCCACAGCTTCACCACCTATCTGGCCTTCGCCCTGGTGCCGTTCGTTTCCTGGATGCTGTACAAGACCCGCTTCGGCCTGCGCCTGCGCGCCGTGGGCGAGAACCCCGAGGCCGTGGACACCGCCGGTGTCTCGGTGCAGTGGCTCCGGTACCGGGCCGTCATGATCGCGGGCGTGCTCTGCGGCATTGCCGGCACCAGCCTGTCCACCTCCCTGGGAGCGAGCTTCATCCGCGACATGACCGCGGGCAAGGGCTACCTGGCCCTGGCGGCCATGATCTTCGGCAAGTGGCGTCCCAAGACCACGCTGCTGGCCTGCCTGATCTTCGCCTTTACCGACACCCTGCAGGCGCGCCTTCAGGGCGTGGATCTCCCCCTGGTGGGCGAGATTCCCGTGCAGTTCATCATCATGCTGCCCTACGCCCTGACCGTGTTCCTGCTGGCCGGGTTCGTGGGCAAGGTCATCGCGCCCACGGCCGACGGCGAACCGTACATCAAGGAGCATTGA